In Zunongwangia profunda SM-A87, the following proteins share a genomic window:
- the traM gene encoding conjugative transposon protein TraM: protein MKLEKNKIVFASVLAVMVLFLISYSMMVMGDDENEHTNLKETSVPALEENQKEYDSKLDAINDLKEVRETNAPSIYDEKLIDSLGFYDESLPEREKERIVDSIYSASEIKYSERDYQHIGAREADAKVERIIDSTEIKAKQKIAAKEMGLEHQLFFASDPKENEISVSGTTDELIYAVVDGDQVVKANSRLRMRLTKAAIISSKHLPQNTPVYGFISFQPNRVLIEIENIKHYPTQLKAFDLQDGSEGIYVENNFRAQVSTEVIGDMVDDINISGVPQVSGFKKIFQRNNRNVKVTVVNNYKLILKPKL, encoded by the coding sequence ATGAAGCTTGAAAAAAATAAAATAGTCTTTGCGTCAGTACTCGCCGTAATGGTGCTTTTCCTGATCTCCTATTCTATGATGGTAATGGGCGATGATGAAAATGAGCATACTAATTTAAAAGAAACATCGGTTCCCGCACTGGAAGAAAACCAAAAGGAATACGATTCCAAACTGGATGCCATCAACGATCTAAAAGAAGTCCGGGAAACCAATGCACCCAGCATCTATGACGAAAAACTGATCGATTCCCTTGGCTTTTATGATGAAAGTCTACCAGAACGTGAAAAAGAACGTATCGTGGATAGCATCTACTCCGCAAGTGAAATTAAATATTCCGAAAGGGATTATCAGCATATTGGCGCTAGAGAAGCTGATGCCAAAGTGGAAAGGATAATTGATTCTACCGAAATAAAAGCGAAACAAAAAATTGCTGCTAAAGAAATGGGTCTGGAACATCAATTATTCTTTGCCTCAGATCCGAAAGAAAATGAAATTTCAGTTTCCGGCACTACCGATGAACTCATTTATGCGGTAGTGGATGGTGACCAGGTGGTCAAAGCTAATTCCCGTTTACGGATGCGCTTGACCAAAGCGGCGATCATTAGCAGCAAACACCTTCCACAAAATACGCCGGTTTACGGTTTTATTAGTTTTCAGCCCAACCGGGTATTGATCGAAATCGAAAACATCAAGCATTATCCAACCCAATTAAAAGCCTTTGACCTTCAAGATGGCAGTGAGGGGATTTATGTCGAAAACAACTTCCGCGCCCAGGTTTCCACCGAAGTTATTGGTGATATGGTGGATGACATCAATATTTCCGGGGTACCACAGGTCAGTGGTTTCAAAAAGATATTCCAGCGCAATAACCGAAACGTCAAGGTGACCGTAGTTAACAATTACAAACTCATCCTGAAACCTAAACTATAG
- a CDS encoding DUF4138 domain-containing protein has protein sequence MRNFIFISIYLFSTILTTAQTPFRLDTIYANDQKNVALFFPEPIRQGITGSENFVFTYNREKGQYFGLLQAKPGKESNLLVVGKNGTVFSYILKYRKKLDRLNYFIPTSQSIGNEKPIALDSTTIVKREVKTDNSTYYYNKFCSYLIDRKQRIGRLKKRNEGIVLSIENIVFDKKELYFVIQIQNKSSLDYDLNFLKLSVETRKRGKKKSLQRLYQEPVFNYNLPSKVKENETVKLVYVLPKFSISNDRRAVLELNEESGERNLKLKISHRFINNPN, from the coding sequence ATGAGGAATTTTATTTTTATCTCAATATACCTGTTTAGTACAATTCTCACTACAGCACAAACACCTTTTCGCCTTGATACCATTTATGCGAACGATCAAAAAAATGTAGCATTGTTCTTCCCAGAACCAATCCGTCAGGGAATAACAGGATCTGAAAACTTTGTCTTTACCTATAATCGTGAGAAAGGACAATATTTTGGATTGCTCCAGGCAAAACCCGGAAAAGAAAGTAATCTTCTGGTAGTGGGCAAAAACGGGACTGTTTTTTCGTATATTTTAAAGTATAGAAAAAAGCTGGATCGGCTGAATTACTTTATACCAACGTCTCAAAGTATCGGTAATGAAAAGCCCATTGCTCTTGATTCAACTACTATTGTTAAACGTGAAGTCAAAACAGATAATAGCACCTATTATTATAATAAATTTTGTTCTTATCTAATTGATCGAAAACAACGCATTGGTCGACTCAAAAAACGGAACGAAGGGATCGTTTTGAGTATTGAGAATATTGTTTTTGATAAGAAAGAGCTTTATTTCGTGATTCAGATTCAAAACAAATCTTCATTGGATTATGACCTCAACTTTTTGAAATTATCGGTGGAAACCAGAAAAAGGGGCAAAAAGAAGTCTTTACAACGGCTTTATCAAGAACCGGTTTTCAACTATAATTTACCGTCAAAAGTCAAAGAAAACGAAACTGTAAAATTGGTTTATGTACTGCCAAAATTTTCTATAAGTAATGACCGTAGAGCTGTTTTAGAGCTCAATGAGGAGAGTGGGGAACGGAACTTAAAATTAAAGATTTCGCATAGATTTATAAATAACCCAAATTAA
- a CDS encoding type IV toxin-antitoxin system AbiEi family antitoxin has translation MYRNNDLIHEAASKLEELTQVSIQVDSNSTEYDALLTINNTQFIVENKSAVRTSNQGFILSQLEELKNNSSRPIILIAEYISKKAAQELKERGINYIDVAGNAFIKHKDLTIFVEGQKNTKKDKTNQSRAFQETGLKIIFHLLNKPENLQDSYRRISEKADVSIGSVSNVMAELEALNYLLKTSNKRVLKNKRELLERWVVDFNATLRPRILRKRMRFINEEQLKNWRAIDLHSENGSILWGGEPGGALYTDNLRPEQFTLFTDLELSQVAKTLRLIPSETGTVEILQKFWKDSDTNNQAAPPLLVYADLINSGYGRNIETAKKILENELQYI, from the coding sequence ATGTATCGCAATAACGACCTTATCCACGAGGCTGCTTCTAAACTGGAAGAACTAACTCAAGTTTCTATTCAGGTAGATAGCAATAGCACTGAATATGATGCGCTTTTGACTATAAATAACACACAATTTATAGTAGAGAACAAATCTGCTGTTCGGACATCTAACCAAGGATTTATCTTATCTCAACTAGAGGAATTGAAAAATAATAGTAGCAGACCTATTATTTTAATAGCTGAATATATTTCAAAAAAAGCAGCCCAGGAATTGAAGGAACGTGGTATTAATTATATCGATGTTGCCGGAAATGCATTTATAAAGCATAAAGATTTAACGATCTTCGTAGAAGGTCAAAAGAATACAAAGAAAGATAAGACAAATCAATCACGAGCTTTTCAAGAAACAGGGTTAAAAATTATTTTTCATTTATTAAATAAGCCCGAAAACCTCCAAGATTCTTACCGAAGAATTTCAGAAAAAGCTGATGTATCCATAGGATCAGTAAGCAATGTTATGGCCGAACTTGAAGCCTTAAATTACTTATTGAAAACAAGTAATAAACGTGTTCTTAAAAATAAAAGAGAACTATTAGAGCGTTGGGTAGTCGATTTTAATGCAACTCTTAGACCTCGAATTCTCAGAAAACGAATGCGTTTTATAAATGAGGAACAACTAAAAAACTGGCGCGCTATAGATTTACATTCAGAAAATGGTTCTATCCTTTGGGGAGGTGAACCAGGAGGAGCGCTTTATACAGATAATTTAAGACCTGAGCAATTCACCCTATTTACAGATTTAGAACTTTCTCAAGTCGCAAAAACACTACGTTTAATCCCAAGTGAAACCGGTACTGTTGAGATCTTACAAAAATTTTGGAAAGATAGCGACACTAACAACCAAGCAGCCCCCCCACTTTTAGTATATGCAGATTTAATAAACAGTGGCTATGGAAGAAATATCGAGACCGCAAAAAAAATACTAGAGAATGAGCTACAGTATATCTAG
- a CDS encoding nucleotidyl transferase AbiEii/AbiGii toxin family protein, translating to MSYSISSEKFTHPLLKPILVELTEYFKEAGISFFVIGATARDIIMELHDAQSGRLTYDLDIAITVDDWEQWLNVEQELVKLENFTKDKDQKQRFIYKGKFQLDIVPFGEIMKKDHKIFWPPNEEIAMSVLGFTAADEAALPVRIDDETEIKIATLSGIFILKIIAWKDRHQRNNKDADDIGFILENYLSIHEERAATHYYDPVYSQEPFKNTTGGAVLLGKDSKELLEKHTETVDSILKILNEEIDKKEESKLINQIIETHKSLNYDEVLQCIQNIVNGLNEK from the coding sequence ATGAGCTACAGTATATCTAGCGAGAAATTTACGCATCCACTATTGAAACCTATTCTGGTAGAACTTACAGAGTACTTCAAAGAAGCGGGTATTTCTTTTTTTGTGATCGGTGCTACCGCACGGGATATCATTATGGAACTGCACGATGCGCAGTCCGGTCGCTTAACCTACGATCTTGATATTGCAATTACAGTGGACGATTGGGAACAATGGTTAAATGTTGAACAGGAGCTTGTAAAGCTTGAAAATTTCACCAAAGATAAAGATCAAAAACAACGCTTTATCTACAAAGGCAAATTCCAATTAGATATTGTGCCTTTTGGAGAAATAATGAAAAAAGACCATAAAATATTTTGGCCTCCTAACGAAGAAATAGCAATGTCGGTGTTAGGTTTTACAGCTGCTGATGAAGCTGCACTACCAGTTCGCATAGACGACGAAACCGAAATCAAAATTGCGACTCTCAGCGGTATTTTCATTTTGAAAATAATCGCTTGGAAGGATCGCCACCAGCGTAACAATAAAGATGCAGATGATATAGGTTTTATTTTAGAAAACTACTTATCAATCCACGAAGAAAGAGCTGCGACCCATTATTATGATCCTGTATATAGCCAAGAACCATTCAAGAATACTACCGGAGGAGCGGTTCTTTTAGGAAAGGATAGTAAGGAATTATTAGAAAAACACACAGAAACAGTTGACTCTATTCTTAAAATCTTAAACGAAGAAATCGATAAAAAGGAAGAAAGTAAACTGATTAATCAAATAATAGAAACCCATAAATCCTTAAACTATGACGAAGTGCTACAATGCATTCAAAATATAGTTAATGGATTAAACGAAAAATAA